CCCAATGGAAGCCTGAGCTGGCCAACGTGGGCGGTGGCACGCTGACCGCGAATCTTCAGTCCACGCTCCAATCCAAGCAGGTATTGCTGGAGACACTGGACGCGAATTTCGTCACTACCAGTGGTCGCAAATTGCTCGCGCTAGAGCTGAAGCGGAAGTTCACCGTAAAGATTGTCGATGGCAAGCCGCAGCTTGACGGCCAGTCGGGTGAGCTCCTAACCATCGATTTACAAAGCCTGCCCATCGAGTGGCTCAATCCATTTCTGAAAGGGATGTCTCTTGATGGTGACGAAATGACTGGTGGCGCTTCCATTACCGCCCAGAGTGACTCCAATTTCACGGTCACAAGCACGAAGCCATGGAGCGTCACTTCGCTTTCCCTCGCTAAGGATGGCCAGCCAGTGCTGAAGTCGGTCAACATCGCGCTGACGCCAAACATTGTCATCGACGAGAAGGACCTTCAACTGAAGCTCGACGCTCTGAGCCTGACTAGTGGCGGTAAGAATCTGCTGAGTGGCAGCGTCGATTACTCTGCGAACATGGAGAACGCGGCGGATACCGCTAATGTGAGTCTCAACCTGAGCGGCGACTTGGCTAACCTGCTGGCTCAACCGGTGTTAGAGAAATACGCAGGCTTGGCTGGCGGGCAGTATTCGCTGAATGGAAAAGTCACGCCGGCTTCTGGTGGCGTGGCGGTGGATGCCTCCCTGGCATTGACCGACCTGACGCTTAAGGAAAGCTACGACCGTCTTGCCAGGGCAACGCTCTCGCTGAAGGGCACCGTTGATGGCGCGGAGAAGATCGACCTACAGGGACCATTGAATATTAAGGGTTCGTCACTTGTTAGTGACGCGAATTTAGTCGCCAAGGTGGATCGCTCCGGCGGTGTGAACAATTTTGACGTAGATCTAAGCGGCCAATCGCTGAGCATCGACCAGCTGCAGATGCTGGGTAAGGCATTTAAAAATCCCCAGTATGTCGCCCCAACCGCTGCGCCCGCGCAGGATATGCCTCAGCCGACGCCTACCGCCAACGCGCAAACCGGTCCGGACAAGGTCGCGGCCTGGACGGGTAACGATGGCACGTTGGACATCAATTTCGGCCGGGTCATAATGGGCAAAAGCACTTTTCAGGACTTTGAGGGCAAGCTGCTGATCAACGATAAGACCTTGCGCATCACGCCGCTCAAGGCAGTGCTCAACAACGCGCCGGTCAACGCAAAGGCGATCATCGATTTCACGGCAGGTAAAGCCAAGCCCTACACGCTGGATGCGGATATCGACCTGGAGGGGCTGGAGGTTGGCACCTTGACCGCCAAAGATGGCAACCCGCAAAATGCCGGCGTCACCGGCCCGTTTTCCTTCAAGGGCGAGGCCAAGGGTGATGCTCCGACGCTGGGGCAGTTGGCCGATCTGGTGCTCTTCAATTTGGATCTGAAGGGCGGCCCGGGGGTTGTGCGCACTCAGGGCAGCGCGGTGGGCGATGCGGTCTCGGGCATCGGCGCAGGGCTGGGGCTGGTCAGCGAAATTACGAGCCAGTTTGGCGTTAGCGCAGTTAAGGAAAATCCTGCGGTGCAACAGGTTAACGGCATGCTCAAAGCGATTAGCCAAAAGATCGAATACGACCAGATTTCACTGACTGCCAATCGCAAGGAGAACTTAAACGTCAACCTGAGCGAGTTCGTGCTGCTGAGTAACGTTAACAACATGATGTTCAAGGGGAACGGCCAGATCACCTACCAAAAGGACGTGCCTCTGACGCAGCAACCAATGAAAATTTCGGCTCAGTTGTGGACGCGTGGCAACCAGTTGAAGCTCATCACGGATCTTAAGCTTGCCGGTCAGCAGCAGGACAGCGAGGGGTTTGTGAGTGGGCCAAAATTTGATATCACGGGCACATTGAGCCAGCCGGATTATTACAGCAGTTTAGCAAGCACGGTCTTGGGCAACCTGCCGAACATCGTCACCAGCCTGGTGGGAGGGGCTGCGAATTCTGCCACGAATACGCTTGGCGTGACGGACGACCAGTCTCAGAATCAAACTAAAGATCAGAAGAATCAGGATACTGCGCGCGCTGTTGGCGGCTTATTGCAAGGCATCCTGAATCAGCAGAAAAAGAAAGACGACAGCTCTCAATAATGCCCCAAAGCCCGGTAATCCAGATTGATGAAAAACTGACTCAAGGTCCCAAGCATGACATGGCGTCCGCGCCGTTTCACGTGATGACCAAGCCCATTGGGCCGCTTTGCAATCTGGATTGCGAGTATTGCTTCTACCTCGAAAAGGAGAATCTCTACGGCTCGAACGAGCGCTTCAAGATGTCTGAGGAGACGCTTGAGGCCTACGTTCGCAATTACATCGAGTCGCAGCCCGAGCACACGGTGACCTTTGCCTGGCAGGGTGGGGAGCCGACACTGATGGGGGTTAAGTTTTTCCAAAAAGTCGTTGAGTATCAGAAAAAGTATGCCAACGGGCGCACGATTGAGAATGCCCTGCAGACCAATGGCACCTTACTCGATGAGGATTGGGCGCGCTTTCTTCACGACGAAAATTTCCTCGTCGGCATCAGTATCGACGGCCCGGAGGAGCTGCACAACCACTACCGCGTCGATAAGAAAAAGGGTCCGTCCTACGCCAAAGTGATACGCGGCATCGAGCTCGCCAAGAAGTTCAAAGTGGAGTTCAACACCCTGACCTGCGTTCACGCGGGCAATGTCGACAAGGCGCTGGACGTTTATAAATTCCTGAAAAACATCGGCAGCGGCTACCTGCAATTTATCCCGATCGTCGAGCGTCTGCCCGACAAGGATTCGCGCGACATCGGTCTACAGCTCGCGCATCCGCCGGACTTCCGCAATCCGCCCATTGAAAAACGCCCGCCAGTCATGGCGCATTGGGCGGTGGACCCGCACAAATATGGCGAGTTTCTTTGCAAAATTTTCGACCGTTGGGTAACGCGCGATGTTGGCAAGACCTACGTGCAGATTATCGACATGGCGCTCGGCAAGTGGCTCAATATTCCCGGCGGACTCTGCGTATTTAGCGAAACATGCGGCAAGGCGATGGCCATTGAGCACGATGGCGACGTCTTCGCCTGTGACCACTACGTTTACCCGCGCTACAAGGTCGGCAACGTGCTGAACCAGTCACTTGGTGCCATCGTGGAAAGCGATGCAATGAAGCAATTTGGGCAGGACAAAAAGCTTGGCCTGCCGCAGCAGTGCGTGAAGTGCGATGTCCGCTTTGCCTGCCATGGTGAGTGCCCGAAGCATCGCTTTACCTGGACGAAGGATGGCGAGTTCGGGCTGAATTACCTGTGCCCGAGCTACCTGAAATTCTTCCGCCACATCGATCCGGCGATGCAGATCATGGCTCAGCTTTATCGTAATCGCCGCGCCCCGGCGGAGATTATGCCGATGCTGAAGAAGGACCCGAAGTTGTTGGATAAGCAACGTGCGGCCAGCCGTCGCTAAGATACCTAATGAGGGCAGCGCAGGCGCGTCCTCGCGCCGCAAGCCCATTTGTCAAAGGGCAAATTAATCTGTCCAGCAGGAGCTGGCGGCTTGTCTGGAGACTGCGCCCTACCTTGTTCAGCTAGATAGCCATTTGCCCAATGGGCAAATCCGAATGCATTCGCATCCGACTGTGAAGCGGGACGCTTCAGGCGCGGAGGGAGCCGTCGGCCATTTCGTCGAGGAAGGACTGGTAGGTTTGCTTGACGCCGGTACGGAGGTCTATCTTGGGCTCCCAGCCGAGGCTGCGCATGATGGAGGAGTCCATCAGCTTGCGCGGAGTGCCGTCGGGGCGGTTGGTGTCCCAGACCATCTCGCCTTCGAAGCCCACGGTGTCGCAGACGATTTCTGAAAGTTCCTTGATGGTGACATCGCTGCCGTAGCCGACATTGACCAAGTCCGGCGGCTCTTCGAGCTCCAGCAGGTAGACGAGGGCGGCGGAGAGATCGTCGACGTGGAGAAACTCGCGCATCGGCGAGCCCGTTCCCCAAAGGGTGATTTCCTTGGCACCGGACTCCTTGGCTTCGTGGAAGCGGCGGAGCAGGGCGGGCAACACATGGGAATTTTCCCCATGGTAGTTGTCACGCTGGCCATAGAGATTGGTCGGCATGGCGGAGTGGTATGTCACCCCATATTGACGTCGGTAGTATTCGCAAAGCTTGAGGCCAGCGATCTTGGCGATGGCGTAGGCTTCGTTGGTGGGCTCCAGCGGGCCGGTGAGCAGGGCGTCTTCGCGCATCGGCTGCTCGGCGAGTTTTGGGTAAATGCAAGAGCTGCCCAGGAAAAGCACACGCCCGACGCCATGCTGATAGGCACCGTGGATCAGGTTTTGCTCCAGCGCTAGGTTTTCGTAAATGAACTCGGCCGGGTAGGTGTTGTTGGCGTGAATGCCGCCGACCTTCGCTGCAGCGATCACGATCACATCCGGCTTTTCGGTGGCGAGGAACTCGTTGACGGCGACTTGATTCGTCAAGTCGAGCTCGCTGCGGGTGCGCGTAATGATGTTCTGGTAGCCTTTGGCTTGCAGGGCGCGGACGACGCCTGCGCCGACCATGCCGCGGTGCCCGGCAACGTAAATCTTGGAATCGGAGTTCATGGGATGAGAAACGTTTACGATAAAAAGAAGCGGATTACGGAAATTCCGCAATCCGCATCCTGAAATCCGTAAGGGCTAGAAGCTCTTGTTGACGCCGGTTGCTTCCTTGTAGGCGTGCTCTTGTTTGGCGAGTTCGAGGTCGGCTTCGGTCATGATTTTGACGAGCTCCTTGAACTTCACCTTGGGCTCCCAGCCGATTTGCTTCTTGAGCTTGGCGGGGTCGCCGATGAGCAGGTCGACCTCGGAGGGGCGCTCGTAGCGCTTGTCGTAGTCGACATACTTTTCCCAGTCGAGGTCGAGCAGGTTGAAGGTCTCGATTACGAAGTCGCGGACGCTGTGGGTCTCGTTGGTCGCGCAAACGTAGTCATCAGGCTTATCCTGTTGGAGCATGAGCCACATGACTTCGACGTATTCCTTGGCGTAGCCCCAGTCGCGCTGGGCGTCGAGGTTGCCGAGGTAAAGCTTGTCCTGCAGGCCCATCTTGATGCGGGTCGCGGCACGGGTAATCTTGCGGGTGACGAAGGTCTCGCCGCGGCGCGGGGACTCGTGGTTAAAGAGAATGCCGTTGCTGGCGTGCAGGTTGTAGGCTTCGCGGTAGTTGACGGTGAGCCAGAACGCAAAGACCTTGGCGCAGCCGTACGGCGAGCGCGGCCAGAAGGGCGTTTCCTCGGTTTGCGGCACGTGTTGCACCTTGCCAAACATCTCGGAGGAGCTGGCCTGGTAGTAACGGACGTCCTGCGTCAAGCCGGCTTCGCGAATGGCTTCGAGCAGGCGGACGGTGGAGAGGCCGGTGACGTCGCCAGTGTATTCCGGGCTGTCGAAGGAGACGCGCACGTGGCTCTGGGCACCGAGGTTGTAAATTTCGTCGGGCTTGAGTTCGTAAAGGAGTTTGGTGATGCGGCTGCCGTCGGCGAGGTCACCGTAGTGCAGGTGCAATTTCGAGCCGTTGACGTGCGGATCGCGGTAAAGGTGGTCGATGCGGTCGGTATTAAAGGTCGATGCGCGGCGAATGATGCCGTGGACTTCGTAACCTTTTTCCAAGAGCAATTCGGCGAGGTAGGAACCGTCCTGACCGGTGATTCCTGTTATCAGGGCTTTCTTAGGCATGATGCTGGTATAGTTATCTTGAGCGTTTTGGCTAGCTCATTTTATTCAATTTTCTTTGAACTTCGGCTGTAGGATTTGTTCCACTCTGATGGTGCTGAAGAAAGTTAGCGAGTTTGATTGGCAGCACGTCGTTTGTTCATACTGGTTGAAGTATGGAAAAAAGCGAGATTGTCGGCGTTTTGGAGGAAATTGCGGAGCTGCTGGAGCTCAAGGGCGAAAACCCGTTTAAGGTCCGCGCCTACCAAAGTGGCGCGCGCGCGCTGGAGACGCTGGAGGAGGATCTCGGGGCAGTGATCGAGGAGGATCGCCTGGGCAAGATCAAGGGCATCGGCAAGGCGCTGGTGGAGAAAATTACCACACTGCACGAGACTGGCGAGTTGGAGTATTATGACAAGCTGAAGGCGTCGGTGCCCGAGAGCATGATCGAACTGCTGACGATTCCCAACCTCGGCCCCAAGAAGATTAAAAAACTCCATGACGAGCTGGGCATCGACAGTGTGGAATCGCTCAAGGCCGCCTGCGAAGCGGGCAAGGTCGCAGAAATTTCCGGATTTGGCGCGAAAACCGAGCAAAAGCTGCTGTCGGGCATTGCGAACCGTGAGGCCTATCAGGCGCGGCACCATTGGTGGAAGGCGGCCAGCGTTGCCGAGCCAATCGTGGAGGGCTTGCGGGAGCTGCCGGAGGTGGAGCGGGCTGAGTCGGCCGGTAGCTTGCGTCGCATGCGTGAGACCGTCGGCGATTTGGACTTTATCGTGGCTTCAACCAAGCCCAAGCCGGTCATGGACTGGTTTGTCGGTTTGGATACGGTATCGGAAGTCACTGCCCATGGACATACGAAGTCCAGCGTGCGTTTTCAGGACGGTTTGCAGGCTGATTTACGTGTGGTGCCGCCCGAGCAGTTTGCGTTTGCCCTGCTGCACTTTACCGGAAGTAAGGATCATAATGTCCGGATGCGGCAGCGGGCCTTGGAGCGGGGGTGGTCGCTCTCGGAGTGGGGCTTGTTCGACAAGGATTCGAAGCCGGAAGACCCGGACCGGAAATCCGTCATCGCCGCCGAAACCGAAGAGCAAATTTACGCCAAGCTCGACATGAAATGGGTTCCGCCCGAGCTCCGCGAGGACCGCGGGGAAATCGAAGCCGGCGAGACGGGTGATTTTCCGCAACTCATTGAGGTAGAAGATATTCGTGGCGTGTTTCACAACCACACGACCGCCAGCGATGGCCATAACACCCTGGAGGAAATGACGGTGGCGGCCGAGGAGCTGGGCCTAGAATACCTGGGTATTGCCGACCACTCCAAGGCGAGCTTTCAGGCCAGCGGGCTGGATGAGGACCGCCTGGCCGCGCAGGTAGAGAAAATTCGTGCGCTGAACGCGAGCGGCAAGTTCAAGTGCCACGTCTTTGCCGGGAGCGAGGTGGATATCCTGAAGGATGGTTCACTCGACTTCGACGACGATGTGCTGGCGACCTTGGATTACGTGGTCGCCTCGGTGCACAATGCGCTGACATTGACCGAGGACGAGATGACGAAGCGTATCATCAAGGCGATTGAAAATGAGCACGTCACCATGTTGGGACATTTGACCGGGCGTCTGCTGCTGCGCCGTGAGCCTTATGCGGTTAACGTGGGCAAAGTGATCGATGCGGCCATTGCCAATGATACCATTATCGAGCTGAACGCGAATCCCTGGCGCTTGGATATGGACTGGCGTCATTGGAAAAACGCCGTGGACAAGGGGCTGC
The genomic region above belongs to Cerasicoccus sp. TK19100 and contains:
- the gmd gene encoding GDP-mannose 4,6-dehydratase; amino-acid sequence: MPKKALITGITGQDGSYLAELLLEKGYEVHGIIRRASTFNTDRIDHLYRDPHVNGSKLHLHYGDLADGSRITKLLYELKPDEIYNLGAQSHVRVSFDSPEYTGDVTGLSTVRLLEAIREAGLTQDVRYYQASSSEMFGKVQHVPQTEETPFWPRSPYGCAKVFAFWLTVNYREAYNLHASNGILFNHESPRRGETFVTRKITRAATRIKMGLQDKLYLGNLDAQRDWGYAKEYVEVMWLMLQQDKPDDYVCATNETHSVRDFVIETFNLLDLDWEKYVDYDKRYERPSEVDLLIGDPAKLKKQIGWEPKVKFKELVKIMTEADLELAKQEHAYKEATGVNKSF
- a CDS encoding anaerobic sulfatase maturase, encoding MPQSPVIQIDEKLTQGPKHDMASAPFHVMTKPIGPLCNLDCEYCFYLEKENLYGSNERFKMSEETLEAYVRNYIESQPEHTVTFAWQGGEPTLMGVKFFQKVVEYQKKYANGRTIENALQTNGTLLDEDWARFLHDENFLVGISIDGPEELHNHYRVDKKKGPSYAKVIRGIELAKKFKVEFNTLTCVHAGNVDKALDVYKFLKNIGSGYLQFIPIVERLPDKDSRDIGLQLAHPPDFRNPPIEKRPPVMAHWAVDPHKYGEFLCKIFDRWVTRDVGKTYVQIIDMALGKWLNIPGGLCVFSETCGKAMAIEHDGDVFACDHYVYPRYKVGNVLNQSLGAIVESDAMKQFGQDKKLGLPQQCVKCDVRFACHGECPKHRFTWTKDGEFGLNYLCPSYLKFFRHIDPAMQIMAQLYRNRRAPAEIMPMLKKDPKLLDKQRAASRR
- a CDS encoding GDP-L-fucose synthase family protein; the protein is MNSDSKIYVAGHRGMVGAGVVRALQAKGYQNIITRTRSELDLTNQVAVNEFLATEKPDVIVIAAAKVGGIHANNTYPAEFIYENLALEQNLIHGAYQHGVGRVLFLGSSCIYPKLAEQPMREDALLTGPLEPTNEAYAIAKIAGLKLCEYYRRQYGVTYHSAMPTNLYGQRDNYHGENSHVLPALLRRFHEAKESGAKEITLWGTGSPMREFLHVDDLSAALVYLLELEEPPDLVNVGYGSDVTIKELSEIVCDTVGFEGEMVWDTNRPDGTPRKLMDSSIMRSLGWEPKIDLRTGVKQTYQSFLDEMADGSLRA
- the polX gene encoding DNA polymerase/3'-5' exonuclease PolX, with protein sequence MEKSEIVGVLEEIAELLELKGENPFKVRAYQSGARALETLEEDLGAVIEEDRLGKIKGIGKALVEKITTLHETGELEYYDKLKASVPESMIELLTIPNLGPKKIKKLHDELGIDSVESLKAACEAGKVAEISGFGAKTEQKLLSGIANREAYQARHHWWKAASVAEPIVEGLRELPEVERAESAGSLRRMRETVGDLDFIVASTKPKPVMDWFVGLDTVSEVTAHGHTKSSVRFQDGLQADLRVVPPEQFAFALLHFTGSKDHNVRMRQRALERGWSLSEWGLFDKDSKPEDPDRKSVIAAETEEQIYAKLDMKWVPPELREDRGEIEAGETGDFPQLIEVEDIRGVFHNHTTASDGHNTLEEMTVAAEELGLEYLGIADHSKASFQASGLDEDRLAAQVEKIRALNASGKFKCHVFAGSEVDILKDGSLDFDDDVLATLDYVVASVHNALTLTEDEMTKRIIKAIENEHVTMLGHLTGRLLLRREPYAVNVGKVIDAAIANDTIIELNANPWRLDMDWRHWKNAVDKGLLCAINPDAHDTDGLALFVAGINVARKGWLEPKHILNTRPLAEVKQYFGVE
- a CDS encoding AsmA family protein, with the translated sequence MKKFLKVILILAVLLILVVVIAAVVVTRPGFQKSIFLSSMEGKVDKVQVETLSAGMSKVDVQDLEIEKNGALIKLGDLQLQYSLWDFVFGKELRIDELVIDKLYVDTTKMKPSGDKSDDDEPSVEGGAPKFEGIFDNAEIPLKIYLGKADINGQVVMPKRQLTFFVTGGDIAPGKEGKLTLKGDLIDQTPGAAAGKLAVNGELKLNQTSEQKLDRVSFVGDISASGGALSKPATLTIAASAEDKSETEEYILTLSRDNKQLAQLDSTYTPATESLVGGMTADVDRATLEPFLMGADLPDFALTMNEKFTLDGKAEQFVVGGKLQLDLRNLAQWKPELANVGGGTLTANLQSTLQSKQVLLETLDANFVTTSGRKLLALELKRKFTVKIVDGKPQLDGQSGELLTIDLQSLPIEWLNPFLKGMSLDGDEMTGGASITAQSDSNFTVTSTKPWSVTSLSLAKDGQPVLKSVNIALTPNIVIDEKDLQLKLDALSLTSGGKNLLSGSVDYSANMENAADTANVSLNLSGDLANLLAQPVLEKYAGLAGGQYSLNGKVTPASGGVAVDASLALTDLTLKESYDRLARATLSLKGTVDGAEKIDLQGPLNIKGSSLVSDANLVAKVDRSGGVNNFDVDLSGQSLSIDQLQMLGKAFKNPQYVAPTAAPAQDMPQPTPTANAQTGPDKVAAWTGNDGTLDINFGRVIMGKSTFQDFEGKLLINDKTLRITPLKAVLNNAPVNAKAIIDFTAGKAKPYTLDADIDLEGLEVGTLTAKDGNPQNAGVTGPFSFKGEAKGDAPTLGQLADLVLFNLDLKGGPGVVRTQGSAVGDAVSGIGAGLGLVSEITSQFGVSAVKENPAVQQVNGMLKAISQKIEYDQISLTANRKENLNVNLSEFVLLSNVNNMMFKGNGQITYQKDVPLTQQPMKISAQLWTRGNQLKLITDLKLAGQQQDSEGFVSGPKFDITGTLSQPDYYSSLASTVLGNLPNIVTSLVGGAANSATNTLGVTDDQSQNQTKDQKNQDTARAVGGLLQGILNQQKKKDDSSQ